One genomic window of Halorhabdus sp. CBA1104 includes the following:
- a CDS encoding glycosyl hydrolase translates to MSDNTDTPSLDLSRRTFVKGVGAAGAAGATAGTVAAEVNDDDVVSVGSGSFTTAIPAGYDYPSPPTPEYVTENVSPPIPTNDWWSGLLFGTFSSGPVIGLPYYSDPGENGLTIKHPTAWAGDPAEQDTIVADWDNTPGLVVGHQRVDEFEDARVNDWGDWHVQTRLGATANMWVDVTQARGSPFLFAECIGGPAELTLTDAADEPAQDEQVSVFADQGNVLGVTVEGEHYDQHFGIFAPSSASWEGLGTATLTSGLGDGTSLTVAVLPEASTDLLSTFEEYAYNHVVGTTIDWEYVQTDDEGNPVSEVRTTYSFETEAKPESTAEGTLTALFPHQWKYAEEPFADVTYWSPRGEMKVKTGTSFTTAHTYQGILPFEPTDGTQDMAQLESYVTGLMEDNDRYEWPAPHSAYWVGKDFYRNSVVAPIAQQTGQTEAQEYFTTAVTDRLEAWLTAGDTSMGTEAGQELFYYDDALGSLFEYPTDFGSVAAITDHHFHYGYFVYGAAEAARTNPEWASEDNWGGMVNRLIRDYANWERPDHDAALDPAGDPKNAFPFLRNFDVYGGHSWAGGTVGNPKGNNQESSSEAVMAYAAMIRWGEMTGDDALRDAGIFLYTQETASVWDYWFDPEDDSLPDDWGANFDSFGTAGPDFEYASNVWGGGYWRSLWWAASDPIEVFGINWLPIGGHSFYLGHDTTYANANWQALLDARDRHLDGENPETGFLGGFEPTAWGYRAMSNPSEAASLVDEALPVGPGGNSSPFIYNFVHFIEGAGLVDTDVVGDVPFHQVFEDGETRTYVAYNADSAEITASFSDGMELSVPAGEIVVESTAEHYEPDTAAPSTPSNLEATMTNSYATELAWDGSTDPSGIQYYAVYLDGEEYTTVGAPEVRIDELSRGTDYTIAVEAVDPFGNASPQATIDVTTDSEDTAPPNAPRNPQTGSPSKTSIDLSWEAASDVGEGSGIDHYAVLVDGQEYTTTAETSVALDDLDPGTKYTFGVVAVDGAGNESRPVTVDAQTVAEGATQRPFQGERRQIPGKIEAEHFDQGGEGVSYHETSDVNQAGADYRDGPVDIGDAGGGNYTIGYIPEGEWLEYSVTVESTAEYDIIVSVASAEGGGPIHIEVDGEDVTGQIDVPNTGSWTGYTTVTGAKGVQLAGGDHVVRVVADGGAWNFDWMRFDGGGEETPTETATPTATETATETPESPQQQSKTEPEPTATTTSGPGFTVVSMILGLFGLSAYLLHNDDDETL, encoded by the coding sequence ATGTCAGACAATACCGATACGCCGTCGCTGGATCTTTCCCGGCGGACGTTCGTCAAAGGCGTTGGTGCTGCAGGTGCTGCCGGCGCGACAGCAGGTACCGTAGCGGCCGAAGTTAACGACGACGACGTCGTCTCCGTCGGTTCAGGGAGCTTCACGACAGCGATCCCGGCAGGGTACGACTATCCGTCCCCCCCGACACCCGAATACGTCACGGAGAACGTGTCGCCACCGATTCCGACCAACGATTGGTGGAGTGGGCTGCTGTTTGGAACGTTCAGCTCCGGCCCTGTCATTGGCCTCCCCTACTATTCCGATCCCGGCGAGAACGGCTTGACTATCAAACACCCGACGGCGTGGGCGGGCGATCCGGCCGAGCAGGACACGATCGTCGCTGACTGGGACAACACGCCTGGACTGGTCGTCGGTCACCAGAGAGTCGACGAATTCGAGGATGCACGTGTCAACGACTGGGGCGACTGGCACGTCCAGACGCGATTGGGGGCCACCGCGAATATGTGGGTGGACGTGACGCAGGCGCGGGGCTCGCCCTTTTTGTTCGCCGAGTGTATTGGCGGCCCTGCCGAACTCACACTGACAGATGCCGCGGACGAACCGGCCCAAGACGAGCAGGTCTCGGTGTTTGCCGACCAGGGCAACGTGCTCGGCGTGACCGTCGAAGGCGAACACTACGACCAGCACTTTGGCATCTTCGCCCCGTCTTCGGCGAGCTGGGAGGGACTCGGGACGGCGACACTCACCTCTGGGCTCGGTGACGGCACCTCCCTGACGGTCGCAGTCCTCCCGGAGGCGAGCACTGATCTGCTCTCGACGTTCGAAGAATACGCGTACAACCACGTCGTCGGGACGACGATCGATTGGGAGTACGTCCAGACCGACGACGAGGGCAACCCCGTCTCCGAAGTCCGGACGACCTACTCCTTCGAGACCGAGGCCAAGCCCGAGAGTACGGCTGAGGGCACGCTGACGGCGCTGTTTCCCCACCAGTGGAAGTACGCCGAGGAGCCATTCGCCGACGTCACCTACTGGTCGCCACGGGGCGAGATGAAGGTCAAGACGGGCACGTCGTTCACGACGGCCCATACCTACCAGGGAATCCTCCCCTTCGAGCCGACAGACGGGACCCAGGACATGGCTCAGCTGGAATCGTACGTTACGGGCCTGATGGAAGATAACGATCGGTACGAGTGGCCAGCGCCACACAGCGCCTACTGGGTCGGCAAGGACTTCTATCGTAACAGCGTGGTCGCGCCGATCGCCCAACAGACCGGCCAGACCGAAGCCCAAGAGTACTTCACCACCGCCGTCACTGATCGGCTCGAAGCCTGGTTGACGGCGGGCGATACCTCGATGGGGACCGAGGCCGGTCAGGAGCTGTTCTACTACGACGACGCGCTGGGCTCGCTGTTCGAATACCCGACCGACTTTGGCTCGGTCGCAGCGATCACCGACCACCACTTCCACTACGGGTACTTCGTCTACGGGGCCGCCGAGGCCGCACGAACGAATCCCGAGTGGGCAAGCGAGGACAACTGGGGCGGCATGGTCAACCGTTTGATCCGGGATTACGCAAACTGGGAACGGCCCGACCACGACGCGGCCCTCGATCCCGCCGGCGATCCGAAAAACGCCTTCCCATTCCTGCGGAACTTCGACGTCTATGGTGGCCACTCCTGGGCTGGCGGGACCGTTGGGAACCCCAAGGGCAACAACCAGGAATCGTCTTCCGAGGCGGTCATGGCCTACGCGGCGATGATCCGCTGGGGCGAGATGACCGGTGACGACGCCCTCCGGGACGCCGGTATCTTCCTGTACACTCAGGAGACGGCCTCGGTCTGGGACTACTGGTTCGACCCCGAAGACGACTCCCTACCCGACGACTGGGGCGCGAACTTCGATTCCTTTGGGACCGCTGGGCCGGACTTCGAGTACGCCTCGAACGTCTGGGGTGGTGGCTATTGGCGGTCGCTGTGGTGGGCCGCATCCGATCCTATCGAGGTCTTTGGCATCAACTGGTTGCCGATCGGCGGCCACTCGTTCTATCTCGGCCACGACACCACGTACGCCAACGCGAACTGGCAGGCACTGCTGGACGCGCGTGACCGTCACCTCGACGGCGAGAACCCGGAAACCGGATTCCTGGGTGGCTTCGAGCCTACTGCGTGGGGCTATCGGGCGATGTCGAACCCATCGGAAGCTGCCTCACTCGTCGACGAGGCACTGCCGGTCGGTCCGGGCGGCAACTCCTCGCCGTTCATCTACAACTTCGTCCACTTCATCGAGGGCGCTGGCCTGGTCGATACGGATGTCGTCGGCGACGTCCCCTTCCACCAGGTCTTCGAGGACGGCGAGACGCGAACGTACGTCGCCTACAACGCCGACTCGGCAGAGATCACTGCCAGCTTCTCCGACGGGATGGAACTGTCCGTCCCTGCCGGGGAGATCGTCGTCGAATCGACCGCCGAGCACTACGAGCCGGATACCGCGGCCCCGTCCACGCCGTCGAACCTCGAAGCGACGATGACCAACAGTTACGCGACCGAACTCGCGTGGGACGGGTCCACGGACCCCTCCGGAATCCAGTATTACGCCGTGTATCTCGACGGCGAGGAGTACACGACGGTCGGGGCCCCCGAAGTCCGCATCGACGAGCTCTCGCGGGGCACCGACTACACGATCGCCGTCGAGGCAGTCGATCCGTTCGGGAACGCCTCCCCACAGGCGACGATCGACGTCACGACCGATAGCGAGGACACGGCACCCCCGAACGCCCCACGGAATCCCCAGACTGGATCGCCGTCGAAAACGTCGATCGATCTCTCCTGGGAGGCGGCCAGCGACGTCGGCGAAGGCAGCGGTATCGATCACTACGCCGTCCTCGTCGACGGCCAAGAGTACACGACGACCGCAGAGACGAGCGTGGCGCTCGACGATCTCGATCCCGGGACGAAATACACGTTTGGCGTCGTCGCGGTCGACGGAGCGGGCAACGAATCCCGGCCGGTCACGGTCGATGCACAGACTGTCGCCGAAGGCGCGACCCAGCGCCCCTTCCAGGGGGAGCGCCGCCAGATCCCCGGGAAGATCGAAGCCGAACACTTCGACCAGGGCGGTGAAGGTGTCTCCTATCACGAGACGAGCGATGTCAACCAGGCCGGTGCCGACTATCGGGACGGCCCGGTCGACATCGGCGACGCCGGTGGCGGCAACTACACGATCGGCTACATCCCGGAAGGCGAGTGGCTCGAATACTCGGTCACTGTCGAATCGACCGCCGAGTACGACATTATCGTCAGCGTCGCCTCTGCCGAAGGCGGCGGCCCGATTCACATTGAGGTCGACGGCGAAGACGTCACCGGCCAGATCGACGTGCCAAATACCGGTAGCTGGACCGGCTATACTACGGTGACTGGAGCCAAAGGCGTCCAGTTAGCGGGCGGCGATCACGTCGTCCGTGTCGTCGCCGACGGCGGTGCCTGGAACTTCGACTGGATGCGCTTCGACGGCGGTGGCGAGGAGACGCCGACCGAAACTGCCACGCCGACCGCAACCGAGACGGCGACCGAGACACCCGAGTCGCCACAGCAACAGTCCAAAACTGAGCCAGAACCGACGGCGACGACGACCAGTGGCCCAGGCTTTACGGTCGTGAGCATGATCCTCGGGCTGTTCGGTCTCAGTGCGTACCTTCTGCACAACGACGACGACGAAACACTGTAG
- a CDS encoding acyltransferase: protein MTKRRVSLPPFAEEGLEEFLAEVDERLSSDEDTCDVVEDILVDLHGDREAYERWQDGGDVTPAERVRLQGYDPCNATVESEYYAEKDEDRYEESKYLQWLWRQFDSTPMADNVAFALRFRRMLAGHLFEDCGEGCRFFKGITFSYGHNITVGDNVVIHDDVHLDDRGQLTIGDRVSIADDVHVYSHDHDVVDQTTVRNYHTIVEDDVRLTYDSMVRAGVRVGENAILAAKGVAQSDIPAHHVAAGTPATSISVKPGWESVAEPIEGATEDRREERRLEMDIPDGLNTFDEFQRELQPPDT, encoded by the coding sequence ATGACCAAACGCCGCGTTTCCTTGCCGCCGTTTGCCGAGGAAGGGCTCGAAGAGTTTCTCGCGGAGGTCGACGAGCGTCTCAGTAGCGACGAGGACACCTGTGATGTAGTCGAGGACATCCTCGTCGATCTGCACGGCGACCGGGAGGCCTACGAACGCTGGCAGGACGGCGGGGACGTGACACCGGCCGAGCGGGTACGACTGCAGGGATACGACCCCTGTAACGCGACTGTAGAGAGCGAGTACTACGCCGAGAAAGACGAAGACCGCTACGAGGAGTCGAAATACCTACAGTGGCTCTGGCGGCAGTTCGACTCGACGCCGATGGCCGACAACGTTGCCTTCGCCCTTCGCTTCCGGCGGATGCTCGCCGGTCACCTCTTCGAGGACTGTGGGGAGGGCTGTCGGTTTTTCAAGGGAATCACGTTCTCGTACGGCCACAACATCACTGTCGGGGACAACGTCGTCATCCACGACGACGTCCACTTGGACGACCGCGGCCAGTTGACGATCGGCGATCGCGTCTCGATCGCGGACGATGTCCACGTCTACAGTCACGACCACGACGTCGTCGACCAGACGACGGTCCGCAACTACCACACGATCGTCGAAGACGACGTGCGATTGACCTACGATTCGATGGTCCGGGCCGGCGTGCGGGTCGGCGAGAACGCGATCCTCGCGGCAAAAGGCGTCGCCCAATCGGACATTCCAGCCCACCACGTGGCGGCCGGCACGCCAGCTACATCGATCAGCGTCAAGCCGGGCTGGGAGTCCGTGGCCGAGCCGATCGAGGGCGCAACCGAGGACCGCCGAGAGGAGCGCCGCCTCGAGATGGATATTCCGGACGGGCTGAACACGTTCGACGAGTTCCAGCGGGAGCTACAGCCACCAGATACCTGA